A single Ferrimicrobium sp. DNA region contains:
- a CDS encoding S8 family serine peptidase: MDSMLRRHDNATRLRTKPLEDFVDLSLYCASTTSEAEYADLVAYLENSGVEVTAEHPLRHHLGIRITAEAVTTILGVTLIEFIDDALGQFFAPDQEPTMPPEFSKVVAILGLDSAPQAQPRFRPATQPSVSYLPIQVAKAYRFPAASAVGRSVALIELGGGFRQADVTTYFQSQGLPVPAVTAVSVDGGVNAPTTASSADAEVMLDIEVLGSVAPGADIDVYFAPNTDRGFIDALSEASAPTGPMPDAISISWGGPESTWAASSMLLMQSVIAEATTRGITVTVAAGDNGSSDGLNDGLSHVDFPASAPNALACGGTHLELTPQGAIATQRVWNDTAIGDGATGGGVSTFFPLPSYQAHADVPPSVNPGGTVGRGVPDVAGNADPQTGYQILVDGSSIVVGGTSAVAPLMAGLIVQLAIATTTRPGFVQPTWYPLEQATRGSAVPAFFNIIEGNNGAYQAHVGWNACTGLGSPYGDRLDTNPS, from the coding sequence ATGGATAGCATGCTGCGCCGCCACGACAACGCAACCAGGCTAAGGACAAAGCCACTCGAAGACTTCGTCGATCTCAGCCTGTACTGTGCGTCGACCACGAGTGAAGCCGAATACGCCGATCTCGTGGCCTACCTTGAGAACAGCGGCGTTGAGGTGACCGCCGAGCATCCCCTTCGACACCACCTTGGCATCCGGATCACCGCAGAGGCCGTCACGACGATCCTAGGCGTGACGTTGATCGAGTTTATCGATGATGCATTGGGTCAATTCTTCGCTCCTGACCAAGAACCGACGATGCCACCAGAGTTCTCCAAGGTTGTAGCGATCCTGGGACTGGACTCCGCACCACAGGCACAACCACGCTTCCGCCCTGCGACACAACCATCGGTCAGCTATCTCCCGATCCAAGTTGCCAAGGCCTACCGTTTCCCTGCTGCATCAGCGGTCGGTCGGTCGGTCGCCCTTATCGAGTTGGGTGGAGGCTTTCGCCAGGCCGATGTCACTACGTACTTCCAATCCCAGGGGTTACCCGTCCCAGCCGTCACCGCGGTCAGCGTCGACGGTGGAGTCAATGCCCCGACCACTGCAAGTTCGGCCGACGCCGAGGTCATGCTAGACATCGAGGTGCTTGGATCGGTGGCGCCCGGTGCTGACATCGATGTCTATTTTGCCCCCAACACCGATCGCGGCTTCATCGATGCCCTCTCCGAGGCAAGCGCTCCCACCGGTCCAATGCCCGATGCGATCTCCATCAGCTGGGGTGGACCTGAATCGACCTGGGCAGCAAGTTCCATGCTGCTCATGCAATCCGTCATCGCCGAGGCTACAACCCGAGGCATCACCGTGACCGTCGCCGCTGGTGATAACGGTTCCTCTGACGGACTCAACGATGGCCTGAGCCATGTCGACTTTCCTGCCTCCGCGCCGAACGCACTCGCCTGTGGTGGCACGCATCTCGAACTGACACCCCAGGGGGCGATTGCCACACAGCGTGTGTGGAATGATACCGCCATTGGCGATGGCGCAACAGGTGGCGGGGTCAGCACGTTCTTCCCGTTGCCGAGTTACCAGGCGCATGCCGATGTTCCTCCATCGGTGAATCCCGGAGGGACCGTCGGGCGAGGGGTGCCCGATGTCGCGGGTAATGCAGATCCACAGACTGGTTATCAGATCCTGGTCGACGGTTCTTCGATCGTTGTCGGTGGAACGAGCGCGGTCGCACCGCTCATGGCAGGCCTCATCGTCCAACTGGCGATAGCGACAACGACACGCCCAGGATTTGTGCAACCTACGTGGTATCCACTCGAACAGGCGACTCGCGGTAGCGCTGTCCCTGCGTTCTTCAATATCATCGAAGGTAATAATGGCGCCTACCAGGCACACGTTGGCTGGAACGCCTGCACCGGCCTAGGGTCACCCTATGGGGACAGGCTGGACACCAATCCCTCATGA
- a CDS encoding antibiotic biosynthesis monooxygenase, with amino-acid sequence MVTELATFRVRAGQEDAFYRSYLAARPHLAQFPGCESATIYRVYETPSTFVLCAEWRTLEDHLEGFRTSDAYAEWRKLLSPFFDGDPSVVHLVNP; translated from the coding sequence ATGGTTACTGAGTTAGCAACGTTTCGTGTTCGGGCAGGTCAAGAGGATGCATTCTATCGTAGCTATCTTGCGGCTCGCCCACATTTAGCGCAATTTCCTGGTTGCGAGAGCGCCACAATCTATCGGGTCTATGAGACCCCATCTACCTTCGTGCTATGCGCGGAGTGGAGAACCCTCGAGGATCATCTCGAGGGTTTTCGTACCTCTGACGCCTACGCCGAGTGGAGAAAACTGCTCAGCCCGTTCTTCGATGGTGACCCCTCGGTCGTGCACCTCGTGAACCCGTAA
- a CDS encoding winged helix-turn-helix domain-containing protein, protein MDASMPDQRQWTFLSNHGHVLILIAQDPEIRGRDIANKVGITERATQAIIADLVNAGYLERERRGRRNYYQVNLELPLRHNVEASHTIGELLKVIGSL, encoded by the coding sequence GTGGACGCCTCGATGCCCGATCAGCGGCAGTGGACTTTTCTATCGAATCATGGTCATGTCCTCATTCTCATTGCGCAGGATCCAGAGATCCGAGGGCGCGACATCGCCAACAAGGTCGGCATCACCGAGCGCGCCACCCAAGCCATCATCGCCGACTTAGTCAACGCCGGCTACCTCGAACGGGAACGGCGAGGACGCCGCAACTACTACCAAGTCAACCTGGAATTACCCTTGCGCCACAACGTCGAAGCCTCACACACAATCGGCGAACTACTGAAAGTCATCGGCTCTCTCTAA